Part of the Lucilia cuprina isolate Lc7/37 chromosome 5, ASM2204524v1, whole genome shotgun sequence genome is shown below.
attgcaTTGCTAAAAGATCTACCATTGAAAGCTGAGCGGTTCCAGATCTAAAGCGGAACATTGGATTGTCTTGGATTGTTTGAAAATTGGAAACGGGTGAGACTACAAACTTGACATggtcatactatagactagtctatagaatatacagtagaatatactatagactagactatagactaggcaatagagcacactatagactagactatagagcagactttagactagactaaagaccagactgtagactagactaaagaccagactatagactagacaatagactagactagggtatggactagactctagactagactacagactagagtataggctagaatatagactacactatagagtagactaaagactagactatggataagactagacaatagcctagactatagacttgactatagactagactatatactagactatacactagactacagactagtctatagataagactatagaccagactatagacttctttATAGCCACAATTATTCTCTTTATAGACaaaaaatcttgattttttcatttcaaacttggcgccaatttatatctattaagaagcttttgtttatatttatgcaaaaacaaaaaaattagaataactgtttataatatttaaataaactttccgttttttttgtttgtttgtcagtTCTAATAATGTTccgatttgtttttctttgtatttgtttatattttttttagtgcgataaatcttttaaaaacaaacatttctatTTCTTATCGTTTTTCTGTTGTCTTTCTTTTCATTTGTTAttcttataaacaaataataaataacttatAAAGTATAAAAGCACAAATgtagaaataaagaaagaatgagagaaagaaaaaaatgaaaaaagatttTGGCAATTGCCGGTAAATTAACTTCAaggttattttaaattattttatcaaactattgcaaatattacttgttatagtataagacaacaaaaacaacaaaaaatgttctttatagAATGGAAAATAAACTGAGAACTTAAAGCTCTTTTTAAAGCACGCTACTATGGAAAAGATAGTGTtatggactacactatacactagactatagactagactatagactagactatagactagactatagactagactatagactagactatagactagactatagactagactataNNNNNNNNNNNNNNNNNNNNNNNNNNNNNNNNNNNNNNNNNNNNNNNNNNNNNNNNNNNNNNNNNNNNNNNNNNNNNNNNNNNNNNNNNNNNNNNNNNNNtctagttcagttctagttcagttctagttcagttctagttcagttctagttcagttctagttcagttctagttcagttccagttcagttcaagttcagttctagttcaattctaattcaattGTAGTTTAGCTCGGGATCAGTTCCAATTTAGTTTAGATCTTAATCcaattctagtttagatctTAATTcaatattatcattatttacgttttttttttctttactcacACCCACAGGCATCTGGTCTCCATCAGAATTCGACCCAACAAACCAATCCAAACCAAAGCTCAAATGATCCCCAGCAGCATCAGCAGCAGAACGGCAGTGCTGCCGGTTCCTCAGACAATCCGGCGGGGAATAATCCGCATGTACAACAGAATGGCCAAACTAACGATCACAGTAATTTTCCTACAGCGAATGGTGAACTTTCGGGTTACTATGCGCCACGACACCCGGGACAGGGTGCCCTAATGGCACCGCCCGGTTTCCCACCCTTACACTATCTCAACAAACCCGTGCTGCCAGGTCTCAACGGCAGCATGGATCAAAGTGCGGCCAATGGTCCCTCCAACGGTTTAGAGGGTTACACCTTGCCTGAACTATTACCCGGACAAAATGGCTCTGCAAATAGTAATAACCAGCAGAATGGCTCTAATCACAATACATCAACCTCCAATGGCACCGGCGGACGTCATCCCACCTCTAGCAGCAGTAACAATTCGTCGGGCAGTCATAAACCCCCCAAACCACACAGTGATCTAAGGCTATTCAAGTGTCTGACCTGCGGCAAagattttaaacagaaaagCACCCTACTGCAGCACGATCGCATACACACAGACGCCCGACCCTATCCATGTTCGGAGTGTGGCAAACGCTTTCGCCAGCAATCGCATCTGACGCAACACTTACGCATACACGCCAATGAGAAGCCCTTTACGTGCGGTTACTGCAATCGAGGCTTTAGACAGCGGGCGATACTGAATCAACATGTTCGCATCCATTCGGGTGAGAAGCCCTTTGCGTGTCCCGAGTGCGGCAAGCACTTTCGCCAGAAGGCCATCCTTAATCAACATGTGCGAACCCACCAAGGCGAGCGACAGTTCTTGAATAAAttcttgagaaaaaaaattagaacagaaattttgcaaaatccaaaaaaaaagaaaattcccaAACGAGAGTTACAGTTTAGGGCAACATTTTTgggcaaaaattttataaaaaattttagacaaaattttagttttttttcaatttggctaatttattaaagaattttagaAAAAGCACTTTGTTAACAAGGAATTGGCTTGATTTTCCAAAACTAAAGACTTTATAGGCCTCCAAAAAAACTCGTTCGCCtgctatttcaaaatttttcttaaaaaaaccatTTTGTGTCTCGTAAGCCTTTAAGGTCTTTAGTTGGGAAAatcttttttgtaaagaaaaatctggcaaaaactttcaaaatttaaaaaaaagtattaactgTATGGCTCtcattaattaaactttaaaaaactcttaaaaaaggAAAGTGCTGAAGCACTTTGCCGTTTCTTGAAAACCTTCTACTTACTCTCAACTCTGTAGTTTAGCTTAgactttaaaacaaactttctttaaaaacttttaattaatataacgataAATAACTTGGAATACATTTCGTTTCACCACACAGATGTCTCACCACATCTCATCTTTAAAAATGGTCCTCATCCCACGCTATGGCCGCAAGATGTACCCTTTCCGGGCGAGGAGAATGATACCAAAAATGGTATTGCCGGCGATGGTTATCATGATGAAGATTCTCAAGGTGGCCAAGATGGTGGTATACACTATCCTTCATACTTTAAAGATGGTAAAGGTGGGTGCTGATGAACGAAGACCTTTATTATCTTTTGAGCACAGCTGAAGGACATTCGAATaacatatgtttttaatttcttgttttgtttttaaggtCAAAAAATCTTACCCGATGTTCTGTCACACATTGGCATCCGTCCGGCTAATATGCCACTGTATGTACGTTGTCCCATTTGTGATAAGGAATTCAAACAGAAGACCACTCTACTACAGCATGGTTGCATACATATCGAATCGCGTCCTTATCCATGTCCCGAGTGTGGTAAACGTTTCCGTCAGCAGTCGCATTTGACGCAGCATCTACGAATACATACCAATGAAAAACCGTTTGGTTGTCTCTACTGTCCGCGTTTCTTCCGTCAGAGAACCATTTTGAATCAGGTAAGAGTTGTTGGGAGTTGTAGAAAGTGTGGCTTTATGTATGAtccttttaaattgtttctatttctcAGCATATACGCATACATACCGGAGAGAAACCTTATAAATGTGCACAATGCGGTAAAGATTTCCGTCAGAAGGCCATTTTGGATCAGCACACTCGAACTCACCAGGTAGTGGtagaattaaaaagtttattttaagaaattttcactttatttataGCATAACTTTACTGTCCAGTCTCACTTTAGTGGGATTTTAACTAAGTATAGTTTAttatgttctagtttaattctatttgaactctagtttagttctagttcagttttagttcagttctagttcagttttagttcagttctagttcagtcctagtccagttctagttcagttctagtccagttctagtccagttctagtccagttctagtccagttctagtccagttctagttcaattctagttcagttctggttcagtactagttcaattctagttcagttctagttcagttctagttcagttctagttcagttctagttcagttctagttcatttctagttcagttctagttcagttctagttcagttctagttcagttctagttcagttctagttcagttctagttcagttctagttcagttctagttcagttctagttcagttctagttcagttctagttcagttctagttcagttctagttcagttctagttcagttctagttcagttctagttcagttctagttcagttctagttcagttctagttcagttctagttcagttctagttcagttcagttctagttcagttctagttcacttctagttcacttctagttcagttctagatcagttctacttgagttctagttcagttctagttcagttctatgacagttctagttcagttctagttcagttctagatcagttctatgacagttcaagttcagttctagttcatttctagttcagttctagttcagttctagttcagttctagttcagttatagttcagttctagttcagttctatgacagttctagttcagttctagctctagtacaattttagttcagttctagttcagttctagttcaattctagttcagttctagttcagttctagttcagtactagttcagttctagttcagttctagttcaattctagttcagttctagttctagttcagttatagttcagttataggtcaattctagttcagttctagttcgattCTAATTATGTTTTAGTTAGCTATagctcagttctaattcagttctagttctacttcggttctagttcagttctatttcagttctacttcagttctacttcagttctagttcaattctagttcaattctagttcaattctagttcagttctagttcagttctcgttcagatctagttcatttctagttcaattataggtcaattctagttcagttctagttcaattctaattatGTTTTAGTTAGCTATagctcagttctaattcagttctagttctacttcggttctagttcagttctagttcagttttagtttaattctagttcagttctagttaagttctagttcagttctttgtcagttctagtttagttatgctctagttcagttctatttcagttttagttcagttcaagatcagttgttgttcagttctagttcagttccagttcagttctagttcagatcatgttcagttctggttccgttcagttcagttctagtttagttctagttcagttcttgttaacttctagttcagttttagttcagttcttgttcagttctgcttcagttctacttcagtactagttcagttctagttcagttttagtttacttctagttgagttctaacTTAATTCTAGTTGTCTTCTAGTTCCTTGTTTAGATCAGTTTCGAAGCGGTTTCAGTTTAATTCTGgattagttagttattatttCTGAAATCAGACCTTTAAACTCTTCTAAATTTTCCAAAAGCTTTCAATTTTATTTCGAGGATTAAAAAGGATTATGAAgtgttatataatttaaattctaacaTCATATTTCGCATATTAATCTTCCTTTTCCAGGGCGATCGACCCTTCTGCTGTCCCATGCCAAATTGCCGAAGACGTTTCGCTACCGAAAACGAGGTAACCAAACACATTGACAACCATATGAATCCGAGTGCCACAAAGACACGACGAGCCAACAATACCAACAGCAATACAACACACTCAGCGGCTGCAGTGgcaacagcagcagctgctGCCGCGGCCAATCATTTAATGAATGAAACCAAAAATGCAGCCGCTCAACAGtttctaaacaacaacaatcccGTGGCGCAAGCgggtgaaaacaaaaacaatatattaccGCGTTCGATGGGAGGTGGAGGTGGTAATACCGGATCACAAGTGAAAAATGAATTGTACTTTCCGCAATGTTATGGACCACCATTCCAGCATCCCTTTCAGGGACAGCCACAGGCAGCTCATGCTGGTCCCGGACAACCATCGGTATCGGTAAGTGTGGCAAATTCCGTAGCTCCCGGGGTGGTGGTGCAGCAAAATGCTGCCACTTCAGTAGTGGCTCAGTGACATCCCCCAAATGCGGGAACCACAGCAACAGTAACAGCGGCCGGAGGTAGTGCAAGTGCTGCTAGTAGCACAACTGCTGCAGGAGCAGCAGCTGCACATAGtcatcatcagcaacagcaGGGAGCTCACAATGCTAACAGCTCCGCTGGCCAAGCACCCCAAACTGTAACATTATCCATAACACTACCACCTGTGGGTGGTATGCCACCGACGGCGGCTGCTGTAGCAGCAGCAGCTACGGCCACCTCTTCGCATCATCATCAGGGTCATACAACGCACGCTCACAATCAACCGCCGCCAGCGCATCCACCACCCACTGGGCCACCACCTACTCTCTCCCATGCAATTCCTATACATCCACATATACACTCAATATTCGGATCTCTATGATAATATCAACAAACTTAAGTATACaatgatttttcttaaaaattttaaaacatatattttaaaaacaatttttaacaaattgagcTAAAAGAAtactgaagaaaaaaaaaacaccttaaaacaaagcaattacatatacaaattttttcattttgaacCTAATCctcgttttaaatgttttttttttataataacacttaaatttaaattttactattactttaatataaaaagaaaagttttaaattattttttgtttctttttcttaaaaaattttaattaagaaaaagttttactaGTCTTTTCGAAAAGGACTCTAAACcgttaagaaaacaaacaaacattaatgACAAAAGTACGACTTTAACTTCCCATAActtctataaattaaatattacaaaggaaattattttttctaatttttttcttaaagactttatttacaaaaaaaaaacaaacaatttaaatataacgGGAAAGTTAATTTTTCACAGTGTATTTACAGCAATAGTAAACAACTCTGTTATAAATGATTCACAATAGTAACTAGCAGATCTGGCACTGCTGTATaactttaaatttgtattacgaattcaatattatttttagttctAAAACAGTTCTAGATCAATCCTAATACAGTTCTAAAACTTTTTAGGGTCAGCTAAAGGATCAGCTCTAATTACTTTATGCATAAGTTCATTTCTATCTAGTTTAATTGTAATCCTGTTTTAgataatttctagttcagttctagtttcgtttTAGATACATACTGGATCACTTTTAATTCAACTAGAAGTACTAGTTTGTTTCTAGTTCGGAAAGATTAAGTTCTAAagctagttcagttttagaatCAGTTCTAATACAACTAGATGTAcgatttttgtttagttttagttcaactCGAGACCAAATTTTTATTCCTAATTGAGTTCTAACTATTTTAGTTCTAATACACTTTCTAGCATAGTACTAGTTCTGATCTTGTTAAATTCTAAGACAACTCTAGTTCGAATccaattcaattctagttcggttctagtttagttctagttcaattctatttcagttctagtttagttctatttaagttcagatttagttctagtacagttgtAGTTTCGTTCTATtgcagtactagttcagttctaattcagctctagttcagttctagttcagttctagttcagttctagttcagttctagttcagttctagttcagtttcagttcagttctagttcagttctagttcagttctagttcagttctagttcagttctagttcagttctagttcagttctagttcagttctagttcagttctagttcagttctagttagttctagttcagttctacttgtGGTT
Proteins encoded:
- the LOC111687718 gene encoding zinc finger protein 502 encodes the protein MNNDPIATTTTEKAHESLYGLKQTASGLHQNSTQQTNPNQSSNDPQQHQQQNGSAAGSSDNPAGNNPHVQQNGQTNDHSNFPTANGELSGYYAPRHPGQGALMAPPGFPPLHYLNKPVLPGLNGSMDQSAANGPSNGLEGYTLPELLPGQNGSANSNNQQNGSNHNTSTSNGTGGRHPTSSSSNNSSGSHKPPKPHSDLRLFKCLTCGKDFKQKSTLLQHDRIHTDARPYPCSECGKRFRQQSHLTQHLRIHANEKPFTCGYCNRGFRQRAILNQHVRIHSDVSPHLIFKNGPHPTLWPQDVPFPGEENDTKNGIAGDGYHDEDSQGGQDGGIHYPSYFKDGKGQKILPDVLSHIGIRPANMPLYVRCPICDKEFKQKTTLLQHGCIHIESRPYPCPECGKRFRQQSHLTQHLRIHTNEKPFGCLYCPRFFRQRTILNQHIRIHTGEKPYKCAQCGKDFRQKAILDQHTRTHQGDRPFCCPMPNCRRRFATENEVTKHIDNHMNPSATKTRRANNTNSNTTHSAAAVATAAAAAAANHLMNETKNAAAQQFLNNNNPVAQAGENKNNILPRSMGGGGGNTGSQVKNELYFPQCYGPPFQHPFQGQPQAAHAGPGQPSVSVSVANSVAPGVVVQQNAATSVVAQ